The genomic stretch caatcagctcattgggagcaattggggcgGTTGGCTGCCGTGCTCAGGGAaagaactggcaaccctccgcctGCCAGACAGAAGCCCTTACCTGCTGAGGTAAGGTCTCCCACATCATGGGGTTTATGGCTTTGCATCCTCAATATGTTCCCTGCTTCACGCCCTGCTGTGTGAcgacaggcgcacacacacacacaaagacacacacacacaaagacacacgcacaaacacacacacacagacacacacacacacacacacagacatacacacaggcacacacacacacacagacatacacacaggcacacacacacacacagacacacaggcacacatacacactggcacacacacacacacagacacaaacacgcacacacacacacagacacacactcacacacacacacacagacacaaacatgcacacactcacacacatacacaggcactgaaacacacacacacacacacactctgacctcGTGCTCGGACATCTCCTGAGTGCACTGCAGTGGCACGTCACACGGGTCCCGCTCGATGAAGTTGGCGGCGAGGGACGGGTCGGGGAGGATGTCCACGTGCAGCTCCGCCGGCCGGTCGGAGAAGTTGCACTGCCGGCCGAACTCGCTGCGCTTCCTCGTGTACACGTACACTATCTCCATCGCGGCTGCTGTGGACACAGACGGGGGCGCGCCATTGGGCAAAGAGCACATTCAACTTCCCTCGCGTTTCAGTGGGGCCCAAGCTGTGTCAGCCATAGTGCGGTGGCTTAGTCTTAGtatattaaatatacaaatacattacatgGGTACgtctgcattcatatagcgccgtTATCCAAAacgcccattcacacacacacacacacacacacacacacacacacacacacacaacaacagtgattgcctgccatgcaagtcACCAACCAACTTGACTGCTCTTACGCCCCGTTTCTTACAGAATAAACAGAGATCGCAGTCTCATTACTGTTTATAACATcacatattattataattattatagttATGACATTATTTTATCTTAGTATTGTTAACAATATTCATACTGCTATTGTTAATGCTGTccgaggagaatgaccagactggttaaagtgataggaaggtgacagtaacgcaaataaccataaattacaacagtggtacctATGccgaggagcatctctgaacacaaaacggaacaaacctctaagtggatatgctacagcagcagaagacaaaaataaggctaataaatacctaataaagtgctcactgagtgcatttgTTTTAAACCAGCCTTTACCCGACTACTCTCTAAGTAATTCATCTTATTCGTGAGGCGCGATCAATATCACTACGCTGCAACTATGTTTTGAAGGGAAGCAACATTCGTGTGCATTCTATATTTTCTGCGATATGCTTTAACTTCGCTCGTTAAATTGCTAACGTTGGTAGCCCATCCAGCTGGTAGCTGGGTTAACTAAGCTAGCCTGCCAACATACAGTAACTTTCACAGAGCGACACTGAAGAACGCAATGCAATTGTACGGACCACATGCAAGACGAAtcgattaatttaatttaactatATAATTAAGCCAAGTATATGTAGCAGTTAACAAAGGAGATGGTTAATGAAATTACCATTAATATTCACATATTTAGCATGTATCTCTGTTGTCTTACCGGACTGTTTCCCCAAACCTCCAAACACAGTTTACCGTATCATAGCAACAGCTCCCCTCCCCTTCTGTAGCTCAGCCGGAGCAAGCTTGTCAGTGGATCGACCCTAAAACAATGGAGGCTACAGCTACTCTAAATATCATAAGTTATCATAAGTTCTTCATAGATACAAgtttctttgaaaataaaagatCACTTTAAGATTTACGGCGTTGTGTGGTTGTTTCGTTGAAGTGGATGTGCGGACAAAAATGGAACAATTGCGCTGCAATTACCACCGAGAAACGCAGATGTCACTAAAATAACCTTAACCTCGAATCTTACATATTGCCACTTCAAACAGACGATAAACAAACAGCAAATTGTTGCTcagtaaatgttttaatgtatttccCAACACCTTAACAGTTACATTAAGAACAGAACATTCATTAATAGTGAAATAAATGTGTAGAGAAGGAAGAGACATTTCATTATATgagtattttcattatatgatcaTATATCATCATATATTTTGCATCagaacaacaaaagaaaacttTCAACACTTAGGTAATTTTCAttatcaattcaatttcatcTTTTAGTTCAGCAAAAAACAACTGGCATTTAAACAATGAAATACAACTGGACTATAACTATATCAAGGGAAATGTTTGACAGATTACAGATACAAGTCATTTTGTTGGGTGAACAGATACAGACAATTGCGCACACCCCTAGTACTTGGCTTTCAATTTAAGAAAGAAATGCAATAATGTTGAAACATCCCCGACACTTAGGATTAGTTTTAGCTGAACTGGTCAAAGTATCTCTCTATTTTTTTTTCCGAAAGGCTCCTCTTCACCCTCCATTTTGCGTTTAAATTCTCTAACTTGTCTTAATGCCTCATCTTTCACAGCACCTGCTTTTTCAGAGACAGCCTCTGCTGTTTTAGACACGACCTCTTTCACAGTCCCTGCTTTTTGTGCTACCTTTGCCCCAATTTTTCCCCCTGCAATCCCGCCCACAATGCCCCCTGCTCCAGCTGCCATGCCTAGCCCTGTCGACATAGAGAGTCCAAGGGGAGACAACTCTTTCATAGCCATTAGAACTAATACCACAGATGCAGATGCACCAAATAACGCACCTAACAGTGCTCCGGCTGCAATGCCTGCTACCATGACTAAAAACCTTTCCATTACATTCCGTTTCGCCATTTCCCTGACAGTGGTCTTAGACAGTCCTTCAGTTTCGTCCATgacttcttcctcttccttctcAATGGCTTGATGCAAAGCCTGGAGCAGCTCGTTGGTATAGTGCTCTCCCCCgttctctctcaccatctgATCAATTGTGTTCAGCAGCTTCTTGATTTGAACGCTGTTGTTTTCATCATCGCTGTTGTATTCGTCATTCCACTCTGTGTTGTCAACGACGTGAAGCCGGTCTCCACACTTTTGGACAAGCTCTTTCAGGTGTTTGCTGCGTTCCACAAACGTTTTGACGGACTTGCGTGAAAGCTGTTTCCCGTGGGTAAATAGAACAATGGCATGCTTCAGAACACTGTCGCCAAACATTCTAAGAATTTCTTCCACCACTTTCCGCTCTTCTGGAGTTTGCCTCCGTACTGGCAGCACTATCAGAAAGGCGTGAGGTCCAGGGGCACACTCTATAATGCACTTGGCTATTTCAGATTTCAGCTCATCGTCAGAGCATTCAGTAGAAAAATACCCTGGTGTGTCAATCACAGTGATGCTTCTCCCATCGACGGTGTGCGTTTCAGCCTGACAGTTAGCTGTATTAGAGTCGGCAGCCCATGAAGTTGGGAACACATTCTTTCCCAGAATGCTGTTGCCTGTGCTGCTCTTCCCAGCTCCAGTCTTACCCAACATGACAATCCGCAGATCAGCTGACCCTGgggcaaaacaaaatatatatattttctgaatcATGCATATGCACAATTTAGTAACTCGTTGTACAATAAACATTTATATGCAAatgatcagaaaacacaaaaacaaatcagaaaacacaacaaaccagaaaacacagacaaatTGCTGTGTTTTCTGATTCTTGATTTGTCTTGCACATCAGGGCCACCGTACATTGACGTTGAACTAGGTATTTTGGCAAAGGTGAAAACCGCTGATGTCTTAGTACTGATACTGGATAATTTAAAGATGGATGTAACGCACAGAGAACTCTTACCACAACTTCTCAAATCAGATCTATGGCTTTGTGCCACACATCTAGCTTCTGAAACCAGTTCAGTCATCATGCCCCATTTTAGACTAATTTACAAATATGTGACCCGTTCTATCATAatgataatactaataataataataataatatttatttattttaaaatgaacattttcaggTGTTTTGACTTCTGCAATTTATTACGATCTCTATCTAACACACTAGATCAACAAAACATACCTTTCTGAAATCCTTACAATGTTTTCTAACCACACCAGTCAAAAGAATGTACCCagagtgagacgggtgcgtgggggttggacccaaaatgcacgactcagaaacaatagtaatataaagacccctcagggctttattcgggacgaatcccaggagagtagtcaatccaagcaaagtccatacacgtagatccagccaaacaaaaaataaacaaacaaaaagcacggtgccgagggaagaggcaaactcgtagtcggtagacgtgcagggaggtccggtagcgggagagctgtcagcggggcagatgaacagacgggcggcaggcagaggcgtagtcgtgggcgaagcgggagtcgaaaccatgaaacaatcagcgaagcaaaagtacaaaaacggtaggcgaggacgtagtcaaaaaacaaacgatggtcacaaaacagaaatcaataaacaatggtcagtaaacaggcgtggatcgtaacgtgtaatcaaacagtaagtaatgctcaagagttgcgtgaaaaaacagaggcagtgaacagttgcgcgactgggctataaatgcaggtgtagacaggtgtagacaattagtaagagcgtagcaaggaaatggaaaacaggtgcgatggatgacaagtttaacaaggagattagta from Conger conger chromosome 2, fConCon1.1, whole genome shotgun sequence encodes the following:
- the LOC133121359 gene encoding GTPase IMAP family member 7-like, with product MEGSADLRIVMLGKTGAGKSSTGNSILGKNVFPTSWAADSNTANCQAETHTVDGRSITVIDTPGYFSTECSDDELKSEIAKCIIECAPGPHAFLIVLPVRRQTPEERKVVEEILRMFGDSVLKHAIVLFTHGKQLSRKSVKTFVERSKHLKELVQKCGDRLHVVDNTEWNDEYNSDDENNSVQIKKLLNTIDQMVRENGGEHYTNELLQALHQAIEKEEEEVMDETEGLSKTTVREMAKRNVMERFLVMVAGIAAGALNGA